The Theobroma cacao cultivar B97-61/B2 chromosome 2, Criollo_cocoa_genome_V2, whole genome shotgun sequence genome includes the window catgatggattgctagatcctagtcttggtctatgaactctaggtatttaacttgattaatgataaatttaaagtagtttaaatttatctaattctaagtttaacttaagaattatatgttgagttcattgccaacatgttagaagcctaatgggtcacacacctaaaatgaatgttgaaaataaaatgggagaggtgattaagttggacttaatcaaattagaagttatgagcttctcaatcacttgattaaaattgtttaattaagttgtgcctaattaactaaattgtttaattgaatcattgggcctaattaattaaattgtttaattaagtcattgggcctaattaattaaattaaacaattaagttattggggCTAATTGATTGAATTTGTTTAAAGTAAGTCATTAGGCctacttgattaaaattgtttaattaaattgttgggcttaactaattaaattgttttattaagttattgggcctaattgattaaattaaataattaagttaattgggtttcttaaggacttaattaaattctttaatcaaattattagattaattggcaattacaaaatagttttgtaattaggatttaaaattaatccaaggtataaataccttgctatAGCCTCCAAACAAAGTAGTGGAGAAcggttgaaaaaaaaaaagagtgaacGGCACATTAGAAATTCTTTTCTCTTGCCGTTCCTTGggtgaagaaaaatagtttttcattcactttGTTTTTGTGTGTTCAGGCCCACAATTTTGTgtggattatgagtttatgaaactcatatttgctagcacattgtcAAGGCTTAACATTTCCAATCCTTACAGAAAgattttctcattcattggtgtggatcaccattagaggctgCACAAGGATCCCTTGGACAGCTTTGGTTTGCAACAACCGGGCTGAGGCGGTTGAGCTTTTTTGAAGGCTGATTTGGTGgtttaacaaaggattcatcaacctttgttatttaggtaaagtgatctgatcatatacttttatttttaatttaattatgtacTCAATTTAGCATGAAAGAGATCCTAGGAGGGTGAGgcacaaatttattttttaaatttattttcgctgCATTTTATTTGCATTTGATGCATGATCAGCCCTCACCCAatagtggtatcagagcccctTTCATGCCATTTGAGTGCTTGATCATGTTCAATGGATGCTTGATTAACAAATAAttgttttgtattttgatttggtGTGATTTTGCTAAAAtcgatttttcaaaaaaaaatctgctttgccaatttcatttaattctgTCCAGCAACCTTTGTACCCTCCTTTAATCTTATATTGACTTATTTGAATCATATATAGACTTAACCAATGAGTGTTTTACATTGTGCAAAGGAAGCACAAGAAAAAGGGACACCATAAGGCACGGTTTTGGAGGCTGTCTTGTAAGGCAGCACACACACGGTTTTAGGTGCAGAATTCTGCTTCTATTTGTGCTTAATTTCCAGCAAATGAAATGTGTAATTGTTACACATTTATTGCTGGATATGTGGACAGCAAAATCATGAAATGTTCATGATTGAATAGGCTGATTTTAAGCAAGAAATTGGAGCAAAAAGTGAAAGCAGTCCAGCTCACTGTTATGACGTGAATTTCTGTTTTAATTAACAAGAAAGTCTTGGAaattaattctgaaaaatttcaggaaaattatctttattaaacTGTTCAATAAGGATTATTTCTCGAAAATATCATGGTCAAACATGCTGAtttcaagaaagaaaattggTGCAAATATAAATCTGTCCAGCTCATTGTTTTGGCATgaatttcagttttaattGACAGGAAACTCTTGAaattaattctgaaaaattctagaaaattaactttattaaaatgttcaatGAGGATTATTTCTGGAAATTTTCATGGACAAACAAGCTGATTTAGgatatttattattgaaagtttgaaaacaGTTCAGAGAATAATTATAGCTTGGAAATCGGTTTTGAATGGCAAGATAATCTTGCAAAATTAATTCTGAAAATTTCAGAATATTATCCTCATTTGAAAGGTTCaattaaaggataaaattttgaatttgaattaatttttgagtGGCTGGACACTTAACTAAATTAAAGGAATGTCCTTTACATGTGAAACGGCACTCATGGCAAAGGTTGTGCATGGTGCTGCCACACATGGATGTTGCACCTCCCATTGCCATGGATGCAACCACTTTATGGAAAAAGGTTGTTTCCTGGAGAAATTGGACACTCAATGATCAGGAAggattattttcttagttgatCATTGACTCCTAAATGTTAGGGATACATGCCTAAAATCAAGGAGTTTGAAGCCTTGATGGaatcaatcaattttaaattgattgataTTAAATCTCCAAAAATATTAAGTCTTCCTCATTTGATGAGGACTCCCTAAATTAAGGGATTATGATTTAAATATATCCACATCTAATTAGATTAgataatttcaattaaaattgaaagtcAACTTGAGTTGATGACATCCTAATCCAATTAGGATAGattttaattaagataaatttaCTAATAAATTAGGACTTCTAACAATGATTTGAACTTTATAATTAGTGAATGGATAATACAAGATTCAAAGGTGGATAAGGACCTTCCTAAAATATTTAAGACACGTGATTTGGATCATGAAACCTTTAAAAATGGTTTATGATAGATACTCAAATTAGGAAGTTTAATAAATTGGTTTAGGTTTCTAATTAAAGAAGTTTAATTAGAAAGAACCTACtaaaagaattaattcaaatatgatttgaactaGCTAAAGGCCTTGATATGATCAATTCCCTTACtaagtaatttaaaaaaattattttttaaaaattattaaatctttTCAAACCTAAGCATCAAATGATTTGAACTATGATCCTCAATGGTTGAgtgatatttttcaaatgaaatgccagatcatcatcatattGAGCATGTTTACTTTATATGTTTATAACTAAATTGTGGATGTTTGTTGATGGTTATGGACTATAGACCCAATATGATTGTGGATGTTTGGTTAAACTGCTATTTGTGGAAATCTTTTCGAATAGGGTTTGTGAACCATACCTTATTTCTTACATTCTTGGTTTGTAAAATTCTCTTCTCATCTAACTCCCCTCAAATGTAACTCGAGGTTTCTATATTCATTTGTAATTAGAAATAGGATTAGATTAGGAAAGAAATTTTGTAAATCTAAAGATAAAGATCAAAGGTGCCATGAAGAGCTAAAGGTGGATGCAAGCTAAGGCATGAAGTGCTTAATGTATGTTATCCCCTAAGATTTGACCAACCAGTTTCCTTTTATGGCTCAAGGAAACTAGAGTAGGAAAGTCCATAACCATCTTAGTAGAATAGCATGtcatagatttaattttatgcgatatattaaatgctatgcatgctAATCAAATGAGACCTTAATGAAACGAAAAGGATAAAATTCCTTGgtaaatattgagtcacataCCACGTACGATTAAGTTGTcttccaccatatagcaagataaccTGGCTACTCTTTTAATTGGAGGCTTGTTGAGAACACTCAAGGCCACACTTTTACACGagtatgtttgagctattggtgggtcttactcaactaatttcataaaatctagatgcttggaaacttgattattatggaaactAAAGGCAAAGGCTAGGcgaaatatatatgatatgtttaggcaatgtgttgtcacctagctgatctaggagttgtatagagatacaattggtaagctcaATTACCTACCTAATCTACCTATCAtggtttgttgagcacactcaaggccaTGACTATGTGGATGGGATCCTAGCCCACTAAGAGAATCCTAGTAGAGATCTCTCGAGGTAATATGGAGGGTtatcatcttttaaaaaatagtgggagaactatttaaaaattttaaaaccttgttttaaatagtttatgcatGATGTTTActtattgctttattttatctatttaggcataatttatatacatggTTAATAATCTGTCACTGCGGAGCATCTTGGATGTAAATAAACTCACTGGCCCAAACTTCCTCGATTGGTTTCGGAACCTCAAGATCGTCTTGAAACAAGAGAAGAAATTCTATGTCCTTGACACTCCAATTCCACCAGTCCCTGCTACTGATGCTAGTGCTGAGGATAAGGAAGCATATCAACATCATAAGGATGACAATGATCAGGCAGCATGTGTGATGCTAGACAGTATGACCCCTGAGCTCCAAAAGCAGCATGAACATATGGATGTCCAATCCATGATTCTTCACTTTAGAGAACTGTTCGATAAAGAGGGGCGCACTGAGAGATATGAGATCTCTAAAGAACTATTCCGATGCAAGATGGCAGAAGGCAGTTCTATTAGACCCTATATGCTGAAGATGATTGGTGTACTACCCCatctttgatatggtgacaaaTAAAGCTTATCAAACATGAATTGAGgccaattataatgtttaaaagtgatgaaagatgaaaggaatagtttaggataaaatatttcgcacacaaggaaataataacaaaataataatatttttatcgaaggAGAATTTGcgagataaaaggtgattcggaagtcaattgaggcataataaggtattttaggtaccaaggagacaagaggaaatttttagaataaaataatattttattaataaaataatattaaaatattaatatttaaccggatgtcgaaatcaaaatcaatcatgaagaaggatcatatggttgatccaagtgggggagaagaaatacaaataaatttttggggATGAACGACGAAAGTGAAATATGCGTGTTTTGCTAAGTCGAGCCAACgcggataagtaaatatttaaatattatggtaatacCACGTTCAAGTGCacttttgatattttggtaGTACACgtacaaaggaaagaagatagatgaaaattaaaatttttagacttATCAAAAGGAtcgaatttaaaatataaaggtTGAAAGATTAAAGATTATGTAGTGGAATTAaatagaagaaataaaataaacaaatagtaaaataataatacaagtatgtatatataaaaaataaataaataaataaagaccaacatgggcagccgcccatgtggtcaataaaaagagtcaaaaactttttattttatatgatgGAAGAGGGGCCGGCCATGTGGAACaaggtgaagaaagaaagaaagaaagatgggggggggggtggccaaattggaaaacaaatggagaaaaaaattatataaataagtaaataaataaagtaaagaagaagaaaaatagaagtcGGTTAgtggaagagaagaaaaagaaacaagaagaagcGTCGGGGATAAGAGAGCAAAAGGAGAACAAAAAGagccaaaagaaaagaagagaaagtcGAGTGGTGAGAAAGAAAGGGAGAGGAGAAGGAGCTAAGTTGAGGGGGCGGTTTTGCTGCCATTTAGGGACCAAATGAgagttgttttcttttcaatttaagGGTGAGAGGAGCAGCTTTAGCTACTgattttgaaggctgaaaGATGCGGTTTTGACTACTGATTTTGAAGGTTGAGGGTGCAttttggctgctgatctttgAAGCTTTGGCTACCGAGTTTTACGGGAGGAAAGGAGCAACTTAGCTACTGATTTTTGGAGGGAGAATAGAGCAGCTTAGCTACTGATTTTTGGAGGGAGAATAGAGCAGCTTAGCTGTTgattttttaggaaaaataGAGCAACTTGGCTATTGATTTTGATGTTGATATGAGCAGCTTTGGCTGCtaaaaatttttggttgaaagaagcaagaaattgTTGTCGATTATGAGAGGAGGAGAGAGGAGGAAGTTGTGGCCAACTTGTGCAtgtaagaaaggaaaaagaaatacaaGCAACGTGCTGCTGACCGACGGGAGagaggagaaagagaaagagagaaagaaaagaaaagaaaagaaaggaaaaggaaagaatatatatatatatatataataatgatgctagaataaaataatatatatagatatattaattaagtgGGTTTCAATATTTTGGAGAAATAAATAAGTGGTGCACTATGGTGAAAGGCTGAAGCAAATAACGGACGACCGTTAAAAAGGAGTAGCTCGATACATCTTTGAATTAATAGCGATGTAACATCCCgttattgtgaggtgagtagggggtgccaattttaaaattttcgtaaatatatatctataagtatgatttattttaaatgcaaaaatttgtggatagcatgtgcTGGTAGACATTTTAGAGAATTGTGAATgcaaatgatttcaaaaattgttttgaatatatatatgtataaattatatgtaaagtgttttaaaaaattgggaAGCAAGCCCTTCACATTGTTTTACATCAAAATGTGCCTTATATATATGTGCAGTGTGCATTCATGGTTATATTGCTTATTCACCATGCAAATTATTGTTCTAAAATtcatgtataaatatattttgagaaaatgatagattttatcataccttgTGATGAATGCtttagaaaataattttgagacgAGCTTTTAAGGACATAACACAATTGCAAAATGGTTTTACAAACTGAGAGCGTCGAGAGTAGGTCGGGTGTCACATCGGTTAAAtgtgaccctcgtgcacgagtgagctctagctagagaaccattGGGTCACCGACCGGCGGTTAGGTGTGGTTGGGGCCACGACCtgtgatatatgtatgtgtggctaggccaccaaATGATTATGCAGTTGCGACCGCTTGATTCTCCGATGTCAGCCAACATCatgagactgccatggcatgTGGGATCTGGTGGAGCGAGACTCCGGGATGTATTACGTGGTAACGAGACCACGAGTTTATATTCATTCCCTACTCAAGAGAAGCATCTCTgagttttcaaactcatatttctttgcatggtgaaaacgaAATTTAACAGTTTTTCTGCAGCTCCCCTTATTTTTatggtgaaatgaattttaactccTCGAGTGCGAGGTGATTTGTGATTTACGTATGAGTTTGATTAACATTCGATTTCATGGGAGATTGCCGAAtacattgatttgatttgaataaaatgtcaattgattttgacgatggaattttctttatgtaaaattgtttaattcaatatttcaaatgattgacTTGAATAAGGTTATTGATCTGTTTTGTAGcgaaaatttttatctacCTTGGTTGATTTACCAATTGAAGTAGTTATAATGCGTAAGAATTCCTCGGTATTTCACATAAGGCACAAACTCcccatttgaaataaattgtttttataatcttgcattttaatattcaactGATCTGCTATTTGCTTGTTTCTCATCTATCCTCTACTCACGGTgtcgatgatcactgagtctgtgagactcacacccttctttttcccttttttgcaAACAGGGATTGGTCTAGCGTGTAATCGTCGGTGCGTACGGTCCATCGCAAATAGGTAAAgacatctcatagcattttatcctGAGTCGCTCCGCTATTAGAGGTTGAGTTGTAGTACTTGATTTTACtatgtaaacaaatattagttttgatataaacaaaaatttgggtttttttgaactcaatgtatttaattatgatatcatgacttaaagtcaaattttaatGGCTATGCTTGGTGTTGAATTCACGTTATGAACATATATGGTTCAAACATTAATATGGTTTAGTAAAAGTGTACAATGAgttattgagaaatttcattaaggcttgttcgagacttAACGGGATATTTCGGAGGTCTCGGACGTCGGTAGTGACCGAGGAAAGGTCATTACAATGTTCGTATAAGAgctgtgagaccctgtcaagctcgattaaaagacggtattgtaccgagtggtacaactaagttaaatcgagccttgaactagttcaaatagaaattctaagaggaatttgaaaatttaaaaccaacagaatggcttagaatagtgatttggagttcaaggtccagtttggagtccatcagaaaattgaccaattagggacaaaacagttattttaccatttgatgataaaattgagatttttagccaagatttgatcacatttgaccaagaataattatatgaaatatatttatgattattggagtataaaatgatgtttagcagtgaaaaattgtgattctcggtatttatggagcacaagggcaaaatggtaattttgccactaaaagactaaacgaaaatttttttaaaacaatttttgctccatttggttaatattgatcaatattagtgttattttaggttgaaaagtataaataatgagattccggtacatttcggagtaaaAGGGCAAAATAGCAATTTTTTTCGCCccaggggcaaatcggtaaaattttcaccccagcacttgtcaaggccaagggattttaattgtggtaggattggataaataccagaatatttgtggtggaaaattaagaagaaaaagtcaaaaagttaaaaatttggGCCAATAAGCGTGTGACACacggcatgcttgattattttattattttctatagaaatcagcccattaaatccccaattccctcaccatattcggcctaggcatccagcaacaagaaaaaaggaagaacaaaaggaaaaacaagaaaacctaggtggaaattcaaagaaaaagtgaagaaatcaaggaaacaagctaggtaagttaaaatttctttaattctccttgatacctagcttacccatgcttttgttcttgNNNNNNNNNNNNNNNNNNNNNNNNNNNNNNNNNNNNNNNNNNNNNNNNNNNNNNNNNNNNNNNNNNNNNNNNNNNNNNNNNNNNNNNNNNNNNNNNNNNNNNNNNNNNNNNNNNNNNNNNNNNNNNNNNNNNNNNNNNNNNNNNNNNNNNNNNNNNNNNNNNNNNNNNNNNNNNNNNNNNNNNNNNNNNNNNNNNNNNNNNNNNNNNNNNNNNNNNNNNNNNNNNNNNNNNNNNNNNNNNNNNNNNNNNNNNNNNNNNNNNNNNNNNNNNNNNNNNNNNNNNNNNNNNNNNNNNNNNNNNNNNNNNNNNNNNNNNNNNNNNNNNNNNNNNNNNNNNNNNNNNNNNNNNNNNNNNNNNNNNNNNNNNNNNNNNNNNNNNNNNNNNNNNNNNNNNNNNNNNNNNNNNNNNNNNNNNNNNNNNNNNNNNNNNNNNNNNNNNNNNNNNNNNNNNNNNNNNNNNNNNNNNNNNNNNNNNNNNNNNNNNNNNNNNNNNNNNNNNNNNNNNNNNNNNNNNNNNNNNNNNNNNNNNNNNNNNNNNNNNNNNNNNNNNNNNNNNNNNNNNNNNNNNNNNNNNNNNNNNNNNNNNNNNNNNNNNNNNNNNNNNNNNNNNNNNNNNNNNNNNNNNNNNNNNNNNNNNNNNNNNNNNNNNNNNNNNNNNNNNNNNNNNNNNNNNNNNNNNNNNNNNNNNNNNNNNNNNNNNNNNNNNNNNNNNNNNNNNNNNNNNNNNNNNNNNNNNNNNNNNNNNNNNNNNNNNNNNNNNNNNNNNNNNNNNNNNNNNNNNNNNNNNNNNNNNNNNNNNNNNNNNNNNNNNNNNNNNNNNNNNNNNNNNNNNNNNNNNNNNNNNNNNNNNNNNNNNNNNNNNNNNNNNNNNNNNNNNNNNNNNNNNNNNNNNNNNNNNNNNNNNNNNNNNNNNNNNNNNNNNNNNNNNNNNNNNNNNNNNNNNNNNNNNNNNNNNNNNNNNNNNNNNNNNNNNNNNNNNNNNNNNNNNNNNNNNNNNNNNNNNNNNNNNNNNNNNNNNNNNNNNNNNNNNNNNNNNNNNNNNNNNNNNNNNNNNNNNNNNNNNNNNNNNNNNNNNNNNNNNNNNNNNNNNNNNNNNNNNNNNNNNNNNNNNNNNNNNNNNNNNNNNNNNNNNNNNNNNNNNNNNNNNNNNNNNNNNNNNNNNNNNNNNNNNNNNNNNNNNNNNNNNNNNNNNNNNNNNNNNNNNNNNNNNNNNNNNNNNNNNNNNNNNNNNNNNNNNNNNNNNNNNNNNNNNNNNNNNNNNNNNNNNNNNNNNNNNNNNNNNNNNNNNNNNNNNNNNNNNNNNNNNNNNNNNNNNNNNNNNNNNNNNNNNNNNNNNNNNNNNNNNNNNNNNNNNNNNNNNNNNNNNNNNNNNNNNNNNNNNNNNNNNNNNNNNNNNNNNNNNNNNNNNNNNNNNNNNNNNNNNNNNNNNNNNNNNNNNNNNNNNNNNNNNNNNNNNNNNNNNNNNNNNNNNNNNNNNNNNNNNNNNNNNNNNNNNNNNNNNNNNNNNNNNNNNNNNNNNNNNNNNNNNNNNNNNNNNNNNNNNNNNNNNNNNNNNNNNNNNNNNNNNNNNNNNNNNNNNNNNNNNNNNNNNNNNNNNNNNNNNNNNNNNNNNNNNNNNNNNNNNNNNNNNNNNNNNNNNNNNNNNNNNNNNNNNNNNNNNNNNNNNNNNNNNNNNNNNNNNNNNNNNNNNNNNNNNNNNNNNNNNNNNNNNNNNNNNNNNNNNNNNNNNNNNNNNNNNNNNNNNNNNNNNNNNNNNNNNNNNNNNNNNNNNNNNNNNNNNNNNNNNNNNNNNNNNNNNNNNNNNNNNNNNNNNNNNNNNNNNNNNNNNNNNNNNNNNNNNNNNNNNNNNNNNNNNNNNNNNNNNNNNNNNNNNNNNNNNNNNNNNNNNNNNNNNNNNNNNNNNNNNNNNNNNNNNNNNNNNNNNNNNNNNNNNNNNNNNNNNNNNNNNNNNNNNNNNNNNNNNNNNNNNNNNNNNNNNNNNNNNNNNNNNNNNNNNNNNNNNNNNNNNNNNNNNNNNNNNNNNNNNNNNNNNNNNNNNNNNNNNNNNNNNNNNNNNNNNNNNNNNNNNNNNNNNNNNNNNNNNNNNNNNNNNNNNNNNNNNNNNNNNNNNNNNNNNNNNNNNNNNNNNNNNNNNNNNNNNNNNNNNNNNNNNNNNNNNNNNNNNNNNNNNNNNNNNNNNNNNNNNNNNNNNNNNNNNNNNNNNNNNNNNNNNNNNNNNNNNNNNNNNNNNNNNNNNNNNNNNNNNNNNNNNNNNNNNNNNNNNNNNNNNNNNNNNNNNNNNNNNNNNNNNNNNNNNNNNNNNNNNNNNNNNNNNNNNNNNNNNNNNNNNNNNNNNNNNNNNNNNNNNNNNNNNNNNNNNNNNNNNNNNNNNNNNNNNNNNNNNNNNNNNNNNNNNNNNNNNNNNNNNNNNNNNNNNNNNNNNNNNNNNNNNNNNNNNNNNNNNNNNNNNNNNNNNNNNNNNNNNNNNNNNNNNNNNNNNNNNNNNNNNNNNNNNNNNNNNNNNNNNNNNNNNNNNNNNNNNNNNNNNNNNNNNNNNNNNNNNNNNNNNNNNNNNNNNNNNNNNNNNNNNNNNNNNNNNNNNNNNNNNNNNNNNNNNNNNNNNNNNNNNNNNNNNNNNNNNNNNNNNNNNNNNNNNNNNNNNNNNNNNNNNNNNNNNNNNNNNNNNNNNNNNNNNNNNNNNNNNNNNNNNNNNNNNNNNNNNNNNNNNNNNNNNNNNNNNNNNNNNNNNNNNNNNNNNNNNNNNNNNNNNNNNNNNNNNNNNNNNNNNNNNNNNNNNNNNNNNNNNNNNNNNNNNNNNNNNNNNNNNNNNNNNNNNNNNNNNNNNNNNNNNNNNNNNNNNNNNNNNNNNNNNNNNNNNNNNNNNNNNNNNNNNNNNNNNNNNNNNNNNNNNNNNNNNNNNNNNNNNNNNNNNNNNNNNNNNNNNNNNNNNNNNNNNNNNNNNNNNNNNNNNNNNNNNNNNNNNNNNNNNNNNNNNNNNNNNNNNNNNNNNNNNNNNNNNNNNNNNNNNNNNNNNNNNNNNNNNNNNNNNNNNNNNNNNNNNNNNNNNNNNNNNNNNNNNNNNNNNNNNNNNNNNNNNNNNNNNNNNNNNNNNNNNNNNNNNNNNNNNNNNNNNNNNNNNNNNNNNNNNNNNNNNNNNNNNNNNNNNNNNNNNNNNNNNNNNNNNNNNNNNNNNNNNNNNNNNNNNNNNNNNNNNNNNNNNNNNNNNNNNNNNNNNNNNNNNNNNNNNNNNNNNNNNNNNNNNNNNNNNNNNNNNNNNNNNNNNNNNNNNNNNNNNNNNNNNNNNNNNNNNNNNNNNNNNNNNNNNNNNNNNNNNNNNNNNNNNNNNNNNNNNNNNNNNNNNNNNNNNNNNNNNNNNNNNNNNNNNNNNNNNNNNNNNNNNNNNNNNNNNNNNNNNNNNNNNNNNNNNNNNNNNNNNNNNNNNNNNNNNNNNNNNNNNNNNNNNNNNNNNNNNNNNNNNNNNNNNNNNNNNNNNNNNNNNNNNNNNNNNNNNNNNNNNNNNNNNNNNNNNNNNNNNNNNNNNNNNNNNNNNNNNNNNNNNNNNNNNNNNNNNNNNNNNNNNNNNNNNNNNNNNNNNNNNNNNNNNNNNNNNNNNNNNNNNNNNNNNNNNNNNNNNNNNNNNNNNNNNNNNNNNNNNNNNNNNNNNNNNNNNNNNNNNNNNNNNNNNNNNNNNNNNNNNNNNNNNNNNNNNNN containing:
- the LOC108660677 gene encoding uncharacterized protein LOC108660677 encodes the protein MVNNLSLRSILDVNKLTGPNFLDWFRNLKIVLKQEKKFYVLDTPIPPVPATDASAEDKEAYQHHKDDNDQAACVMLDSMTPELQKQHEHMDVQSMILHFRELFDKEGRTERYEISKELFRCKMAEGSSIRPYMLKMIGVLPHL